Proteins co-encoded in one Arachis hypogaea cultivar Tifrunner chromosome 11, arahy.Tifrunner.gnm2.J5K5, whole genome shotgun sequence genomic window:
- the LOC140176091 gene encoding protein FAR-RED ELONGATED HYPOCOTYL 3-like: MKEKNQNFFFELNLEGNHCIKHAFGVDARSKPAFDYFGDVVSFDTTYNTNRYNLVLGSFVGMNHHDHLTLLGCALMKKRTSNHSNGYLSVGYIAWERRHQKKLERFSYKVWPWRQQVAFRTVRGSPYMNFGLLGAPLLGRDEKHAKERDNRGTVSACFTTYEVIEQVSNSKFNKFVVTYNAVSQDVKCHCLLFESRGILCRHPLSVLSFERVDNVASKYILERWSKNIKRRHTHSKSSQDEPLLEPRSKRFDELVFRSHNICEFTSDSEELTEILHRAFDKVMAEMGEYQGRSKGKSLLNHEEATLSNVNDLQSPPRVKTRDSGSSI; the protein is encoded by the exons atgaaagagaagaaccaaaattTCTTCTTTGAGCTCAACCTTGAAGGCAATCACTGCATTAAACATGCATTCGGGGTTGATGCAAGAAGTAAGCCTGCATTTGATTATTTCGGAGACGtggtttcatttgacaccacctataACACAAACAG GTACAATTTGGTTTTAGGTTCTTTTGTTGGCATGAATCACCACGATCACTTGACACTTCTTGGATGCGCGCTGATGAAAAAGAGGAcatccaatcattcaaatggctaCTTGAGTGTTGGTTACATTGCATGGGAGAGAAGGCACCAAAAG AAACTGGAACGATTTTCTTACAAAGTGTGGCCTTGGaggcaacaagtggctttcag AACTGTACGAGGATCGCCATATATGAATTTCGGTTTACTTGGAGCACCACTTTTGGGCCGGGATGAGAAGCACGCAAAGGAGCGAGA CAATAGAGGCACAGTTTCAGCAT GTTTTACAACATATGAAGTAATAGAGCAGGTTTCCAACTCCAAATTCAATAAGTTTGTTGTCACCTACAACGCAGTATCACAAGATGTAAAGTGCCATTGCTTGCTGTTTGAGTCTAGGGGTATATTGTGCCGCCATCCCCTAAGTGTCCTAAGCTTTGAGCGAGTGGATAACGTGGCATCGAAATACATATTGGAACGTtggagcaagaacataaagaggaggcaTACACACAGTAAGAGTAGCCAAGATGAACCTCTACTAGAGCCAAGAAGTAAGAGATTTGACGAATTGGTGTTTCGGTCACACAATATATGTGAATTTACATCTGATTCTGAAGAGTTGACCGAAATTTTGCACCGAGCATTTGACAAGGTCATGGCGGAGATGGGAGAATATCAAGGGAGAAGCAAAGGAAAAAGTTTGTTAAACCACGAAGAAGCGACATTAAGCAATGTGAATGACCTTCAAAGCCCACCACGTGTCAAAACAAGAG ACTCTGGATCATCGATTTAG